Proteins encoded within one genomic window of Rossellomorea vietnamensis:
- the gvpO gene encoding gas vesicle protein GvpO: protein MVIKEIMNSVTDFFNEHVAPVHKITSVELTEDEGWKLQVEVIEEKEYMKKYAKDEMLGTYDVLLNKEKEVTSFKRRDIRYRSAIGQEM, encoded by the coding sequence ATGGTAATCAAAGAAATCATGAATAGTGTAACGGATTTCTTCAATGAACATGTAGCTCCGGTCCATAAGATCACGTCAGTGGAATTGACAGAAGACGAAGGCTGGAAACTGCAAGTGGAAGTAATTGAAGAGAAGGAATACATGAAGAAATATGCGAAAGACGAAATGCTTGGAACATATGATGTTCTCCTTAATAAAGAAAAGGAAGTCACGTCTTTTAAGCGACGGGATATCCGTTACAGAAGTGCTATTGGACAGGAAATGTAG
- a CDS encoding gas vesicle protein — MTVRESIENKDIALIDILDVILDKGVAIKGDLIISIAGVDLVYLDLRVLISSVETLVQHKQGTRKTVTSDQFDQEREGLIHATGQRDKWAN; from the coding sequence ATGACAGTCAGAGAATCAATCGAGAACAAAGATATAGCCCTAATTGATATTTTAGATGTCATTCTCGATAAAGGTGTGGCGATCAAGGGAGATTTGATCATATCCATTGCCGGGGTCGACCTTGTGTATCTGGATTTGCGAGTGCTGATTTCCTCAGTAGAAACATTGGTTCAGCATAAACAGGGAACGCGTAAAACGGTAACGTCCGATCAATTCGATCAAGAAAGGGAGGGATTGATTCATGCAACAGGCCAGCGGGACAAATGGGCGAATTAA
- a CDS encoding GvpL/GvpF family gas vesicle protein has product MSDLLYLYGLIPTKEANKENLPSMKGFDGESELYTIEIGDVTAIVCDLPSNEYSEETIKDKVDNDMDWLQEKAFHHHETVLMVSKLYTIVPLKFCTLYKNEDSLKSTIEGNRNKLETTFEQLDGNEEWNVKIYCDDKLLKDQVSKSNPSIEAKRKEISELPKGRQFFEKKKIDQLIDRELENEKNRLCEEVHEKLKEHSLHGNIKKNWSKDVTGRQEHMAWNSVFLLPASKVDEFVEEIKQYEEELGHAGWKIEASGPWPPYHFSSFS; this is encoded by the coding sequence ATGAGCGATTTACTTTATTTATACGGCTTGATTCCGACAAAAGAAGCAAATAAAGAAAACCTGCCTTCCATGAAAGGCTTCGATGGAGAAAGTGAGCTGTACACGATAGAAATCGGTGACGTGACAGCCATTGTTTGTGATTTGCCATCAAATGAATACTCTGAAGAGACAATCAAAGACAAAGTTGATAACGACATGGACTGGCTTCAGGAAAAGGCGTTCCATCATCACGAAACGGTATTGATGGTTTCAAAGTTATATACCATCGTCCCTTTGAAGTTCTGTACATTATACAAAAACGAAGATAGCCTCAAGTCCACGATAGAAGGCAATCGAAACAAGCTGGAAACGACATTTGAACAGCTTGATGGCAACGAAGAGTGGAACGTCAAGATCTACTGTGACGATAAGCTGCTGAAAGATCAAGTAAGTAAAAGCAATCCATCCATCGAAGCCAAAAGGAAAGAAATCAGCGAATTACCAAAGGGGAGGCAGTTCTTTGAAAAGAAAAAAATCGATCAGCTGATTGATCGGGAACTTGAAAACGAAAAGAACCGCCTTTGCGAAGAGGTTCATGAAAAGCTGAAAGAACACTCCCTGCATGGGAATATCAAAAAAAATTGGAGTAAGGATGTAACGGGCCGACAGGAACATATGGCTTGGAATAGTGTATTTCTCCTTCCTGCATCCAAAGTAGATGAATTTGTTGAAGAAATAAAGCAATACGAAGAAGAACTGGGACACGCAGGTTGGAAAATTGAAGCTTCCGGCCCTTGGCCACCTTATCATTTTTCTAGTTTTTCTTAA
- a CDS encoding glycerate kinase translates to MNILIAPDSFKGSLSSLEVGIIMEKAFLDESSSFHTNVIPMADGGEGTLETLIYATGGKKIKTTATGPLGVKIPTEYGVLGDQKTAVIEIASIAGLTMVPPGKRNPFFTTTKGIGEVIISAVESGLRDFIIALGGSSTNDGGFGMLQALGITFLDEKGIAVGSFGKDLGSISKVDWSTLHPAVRECSFHIASDVENPLCGKTGASTVFGPQKGATEEQVKILDQQLFHFSKLLQNEKGINFRDAKGAGAAGGLGFAFLHLDGITESGAKLVAEASNLTSAIQVADWILTGEGQSDSQTLFGKLPSYIATIANQHHTPISLIAGALGKGYQHLYKDFTSCHSIAIGPMDLHESIRRAEELLYHETRNLARILHVTKSL, encoded by the coding sequence ATGAATATTCTGATTGCACCCGATTCTTTTAAAGGCAGTTTAAGCTCCCTCGAGGTTGGAATCATTATGGAAAAAGCGTTCCTGGATGAGTCTTCAAGCTTTCATACGAACGTCATCCCCATGGCCGATGGTGGTGAAGGAACGCTTGAAACCTTGATTTACGCTACGGGAGGAAAGAAAATAAAAACAACCGCAACCGGACCATTAGGTGTGAAAATCCCTACTGAGTACGGTGTGTTAGGGGATCAAAAGACGGCTGTTATTGAAATTGCCTCTATTGCAGGTTTAACAATGGTTCCGCCCGGAAAACGAAATCCCTTCTTCACGACGACAAAGGGCATAGGGGAAGTCATCATATCAGCTGTTGAAAGCGGCCTTCGAGACTTCATTATTGCCCTTGGAGGGAGCTCCACTAATGATGGGGGATTCGGAATGCTCCAAGCACTCGGGATTACCTTCTTAGATGAAAAGGGCATTGCCGTCGGGTCCTTCGGAAAGGATCTTGGATCCATTTCCAAAGTCGATTGGAGTACCCTTCACCCCGCAGTGAGAGAGTGCTCCTTTCATATTGCGTCAGACGTCGAAAACCCTCTGTGCGGGAAAACAGGCGCCTCTACTGTATTCGGTCCCCAAAAAGGCGCCACAGAAGAACAGGTGAAAATTCTTGATCAGCAGCTCTTTCACTTTAGTAAGTTGCTCCAAAATGAAAAAGGAATCAATTTTCGGGATGCAAAAGGGGCCGGAGCAGCAGGAGGACTGGGGTTTGCCTTTCTGCATTTGGATGGTATCACCGAATCTGGTGCAAAGCTGGTTGCTGAAGCTTCCAACCTTACCTCTGCCATTCAGGTGGCTGATTGGATTCTCACTGGTGAAGGACAGAGCGATAGTCAAACACTGTTTGGTAAACTCCCCTCATATATTGCGACGATTGCCAATCAACATCACACTCCCATATCTCTTATTGCAGGGGCATTAGGAAAAGGGTATCAACATCTATACAAAGACTTTACAAGCTGTCATTCCATCGCAATTGGACCCATGGATCTTCACGAGAGCATCCGTCGGGCTGAAGAACTTCTTTACCACGAAACGAGGAACCTCGCACGGATTCTTCACGTTACAAAAAGTTTGTAA
- a CDS encoding gas vesicle protein K, which yields MQQASGTNGRINFDPEKAEQGLAQLVLTVVELLRQIVERHAMRRVEGGTLTDEQVENLGIALMNLEEKMEELKEVFGLDAEDLNIDLGPLGSLM from the coding sequence ATGCAACAGGCCAGCGGGACAAATGGGCGAATTAATTTCGACCCGGAAAAAGCAGAACAAGGACTGGCACAGCTTGTATTGACCGTTGTAGAACTATTAAGGCAAATCGTCGAAAGGCATGCCATGCGGCGTGTAGAAGGCGGTACTTTAACAGATGAACAGGTAGAGAATCTGGGCATAGCCCTAATGAACTTAGAAGAAAAAATGGAAGAATTGAAAGAGGTATTTGGTCTTGATGCAGAAGACTTGAATATAGATCTTGGTCCTTTAGGGAGCTTAATGTAA
- the gvpQ gene encoding gas vesicle protein GvpQ — translation MSKPVKKAIGKMAKKAYDHAPEPVKEKVKDTLKEKAKETFVNGVENGIQSKANEASEKLEKAKEKNADNVHTKAEEAKEKVQDVLLSVREKLGNAKEAGEEFQKKVSSSNDKQTKIKGVGNIKGASDLKSSFNIKSSTEIKSSENIKSSKDIKTICS, via the coding sequence ATGAGTAAGCCTGTAAAAAAAGCCATTGGTAAGATGGCTAAAAAAGCATACGACCATGCTCCAGAGCCTGTGAAAGAGAAAGTGAAAGATACGCTTAAAGAGAAAGCGAAAGAAACATTTGTGAACGGTGTAGAAAATGGCATTCAATCAAAGGCCAACGAAGCATCAGAGAAATTAGAGAAGGCTAAAGAGAAAAATGCCGATAATGTTCATACCAAAGCAGAAGAAGCAAAAGAAAAAGTCCAGGATGTCCTGCTTTCCGTACGGGAAAAGTTAGGAAATGCAAAAGAAGCAGGAGAAGAGTTCCAAAAGAAAGTTTCTTCATCGAATGATAAACAAACAAAAATCAAAGGCGTGGGAAATATCAAGGGAGCAAGTGACCTCAAGAGTTCCTTTAACATTAAGAGCTCCACCGAAATAAAAAGTTCAGAAAATATTAAATCATCAAAAGACATAAAGACAATCTGTTCCTAA
- the gvpJ gene encoding gas vesicle protein, producing MGMEHPVQSNTIVDVLEKILDKGVVVAGDITVGIADVELLTIKIRLIVASVDKAKEIGMDWWENDPYLSSKAADNNTRALEEENKKLQERLESLEKKLDTNRLNTAETTN from the coding sequence ATGGGTATGGAGCATCCGGTACAATCCAACACAATCGTGGATGTATTAGAAAAGATTTTAGATAAAGGAGTTGTTGTTGCAGGAGATATTACGGTGGGAATCGCCGATGTCGAGCTGCTTACGATAAAGATCCGCTTAATCGTTGCTTCTGTAGATAAAGCAAAAGAAATAGGCATGGACTGGTGGGAAAATGATCCCTATTTAAGTTCCAAAGCCGCAGATAACAACACGAGAGCACTGGAAGAGGAAAATAAGAAATTACAGGAACGACTGGAATCACTTGAAAAGAAACTGGATACAAACCGTCTTAATACGGCGGAAACAACAAACTAA
- the gvpU gene encoding gas vesicle accessory protein GvpU, giving the protein MSVESGTGKDSILEFFVQASNKHDFSLDITLNVKGAVVTGTLVSAKEYFDSLSETFEDGSDIAQKLSEELAKAGESVQENQSPEAHFIHLKNAKVYCGDSKPTPSKGKIMWRGKLNEIDGFFLGKISESKSSK; this is encoded by the coding sequence ATGAGTGTAGAATCAGGTACAGGGAAGGATAGCATCTTAGAATTTTTTGTACAGGCATCAAACAAGCATGATTTTTCATTAGACATCACGTTAAACGTCAAGGGAGCTGTCGTAACAGGCACCCTCGTCTCCGCAAAGGAATACTTCGATTCATTGAGTGAAACCTTTGAGGATGGCAGTGATATAGCTCAAAAGCTGAGTGAGGAGCTTGCCAAAGCCGGGGAATCTGTACAAGAAAACCAAAGTCCTGAAGCCCACTTTATTCACCTGAAGAACGCAAAGGTGTATTGTGGCGACAGCAAACCGACCCCTTCAAAAGGGAAAATCATGTGGCGTGGGAAACTAAATGAAATCGATGGGTTCTTCCTAGGAAAGATATCAGAATCGAAAAGTAGTAAATAG
- a CDS encoding gas vesicle protein GvpG, giving the protein MIHKLVSAPINMVIKVAEKIKEEADKELYDLPTIQQKLIQLQMMYELGEIPEEAFQEKEDELLTRYEIAKQMEMEQWEELTKKKQG; this is encoded by the coding sequence ATGATTCATAAATTGGTGAGTGCACCAATTAATATGGTCATAAAAGTCGCTGAAAAAATCAAAGAAGAAGCAGACAAAGAATTGTACGACCTTCCTACCATCCAGCAAAAATTGATTCAGCTTCAAATGATGTATGAATTAGGAGAAATTCCTGAGGAAGCATTCCAGGAAAAAGAAGATGAGCTCTTAACAAGGTATGAAATCGCGAAACAGATGGAAATGGAACAATGGGAAGAATTAACGAAAAAGAAACAAGGGTGA
- a CDS encoding YtxH domain-containing protein, producing the protein MAEKNNTQNTTIENQGQEKNSTEKNSTNENKTRRSGPIKRTVAGSLLGATVGYLATPENGKKLLDRIDQEKIKSKSLDFGKAAKERSRKAAVSLKSSTANLFKRDKEEEASEDSETAVNSTETNSQEEESNQDYEALKQENEELQDRLQQLEEKMNQIAAAREDESDEEEDDEEEEQEETSSSKKSSKKSKEEASDEEDEEDEETDEDENTEDEDDSDDEEEASSKKKSNGKSGSKGKKRSTRKSSAKSKKSAKKDDDKEEDQDEDTTLSTEDDTVA; encoded by the coding sequence ATGGCAGAAAAAAATAATACGCAAAACACAACAATTGAGAATCAAGGACAGGAAAAGAATTCAACAGAAAAGAATTCAACAAATGAGAACAAAACAAGAAGAAGCGGCCCAATCAAGAGAACTGTAGCCGGGAGTCTATTGGGAGCAACGGTAGGATATCTGGCAACACCTGAAAACGGAAAAAAACTGCTGGACCGTATTGATCAGGAGAAAATCAAAAGCAAAAGCCTGGACTTCGGGAAAGCGGCAAAGGAAAGATCCAGAAAAGCCGCTGTCTCGTTAAAATCGTCAACAGCCAACCTGTTTAAGCGTGATAAAGAGGAAGAAGCTTCAGAAGACTCGGAAACGGCCGTAAATTCGACAGAAACGAACAGCCAGGAAGAAGAGTCGAACCAAGACTATGAAGCTCTTAAACAGGAAAATGAAGAGCTTCAGGACCGCCTGCAGCAATTAGAGGAGAAAATGAATCAAATTGCCGCAGCGCGTGAAGATGAAAGCGATGAAGAAGAAGACGACGAGGAAGAAGAACAAGAAGAAACATCTTCAAGCAAGAAATCTTCTAAAAAGTCTAAAGAAGAAGCGTCTGATGAAGAAGATGAAGAAGACGAAGAAACTGATGAAGATGAAAACACAGAAGATGAAGATGATAGTGATGATGAAGAAGAAGCTTCAAGCAAGAAGAAATCAAACGGAAAATCCGGTTCAAAGGGAAAGAAACGTTCTACTCGCAAGTCTTCAGCTAAAAGTAAAAAATCTGCAAAAAAAGATGATGATAAAGAAGAAGATCAAGATGAAGATACAACACTCTCTACCGAAGATGATACTGTAGCTTAA
- the gvpJ gene encoding gas vesicle protein GvpJ: MAIQKSNNSSSLAEVIDRILDKGIVIDAFARVSVVGIEILTVEARVVIASVDTWLRYAEAVGLLRDDVEENGLATQQNERSSQFSI; the protein is encoded by the coding sequence TTGGCTATTCAAAAGAGTAATAACAGTTCAAGTTTAGCAGAAGTCATCGACCGTATTCTTGACAAAGGGATCGTCATTGACGCATTTGCAAGAGTATCTGTCGTTGGAATTGAAATTTTGACCGTTGAAGCAAGGGTCGTCATCGCCAGCGTCGATACATGGTTGCGTTATGCAGAGGCAGTCGGTCTCTTACGGGATGACGTCGAAGAAAACGGACTCGCTACACAGCAAAACGAAAGAAGCTCCCAGTTCAGCATCTAA
- the gvpN gene encoding gas vesicle protein GvpN codes for MTVLTKRIKKDSRALIQDDETKELLSRSLQYLKAGYPVHFTGPSGAGKTSLALALAKKRKRPVMLMHGNHELNNKDLIGDFTGYTSKKVVDQYVRSVYKKDESVTETWRDGRLLEAVKNGYTLVYDEFTRSQPTTNNIFLSILEEGIIPLYGSKLTEPFIRVHPEFAIIFTSNPAEYAGVYQTQDALLDRLITINVDYKGPEQEAKIVSEKANLVMSEARAITTLISTLRDQCTNDMNGPSLRASLMIARLAIESDIPIDGKDTDFQRLCIDIAAHSISRCIDEENPQEKAEQFIIDACKRMKVSEE; via the coding sequence GTGACGGTCTTAACAAAACGGATCAAAAAGGATAGCAGGGCATTAATACAAGACGATGAAACGAAAGAATTGCTTTCGCGCTCATTGCAATACCTCAAAGCTGGATATCCTGTGCATTTCACGGGTCCTTCCGGTGCCGGAAAAACATCTCTTGCCCTCGCGTTGGCGAAAAAGAGAAAAAGACCGGTGATGCTCATGCACGGTAATCACGAACTGAATAATAAAGACTTAATCGGTGATTTTACGGGTTATACAAGTAAAAAGGTCGTTGATCAATACGTACGATCCGTTTATAAAAAGGACGAAAGTGTCACAGAGACATGGAGAGACGGACGTTTACTGGAAGCCGTCAAGAATGGTTATACCCTTGTATACGATGAATTTACGCGATCACAGCCGACGACGAATAATATCTTCCTATCCATTTTGGAAGAAGGAATCATTCCTTTATACGGTTCGAAGTTGACAGAGCCTTTTATTAGAGTACATCCGGAATTTGCCATCATATTTACTAGTAATCCTGCAGAGTATGCAGGGGTTTATCAAACACAGGATGCTCTGTTGGATCGGTTAATCACAATAAACGTAGATTACAAGGGACCAGAACAAGAGGCGAAGATCGTATCAGAAAAAGCTAACCTGGTGATGAGTGAAGCAAGAGCGATCACTACACTCATCTCAACATTACGCGATCAATGTACAAACGACATGAACGGACCGAGCTTGCGTGCTTCCTTAATGATTGCACGACTTGCCATTGAATCAGACATTCCCATAGACGGTAAGGATACAGATTTTCAACGTCTATGTATTGATATAGCAGCACATAGTATAAGTCGATGTATCGACGAAGAAAACCCACAAGAAAAAGCAGAGCAATTCATTATAGATGCATGTAAACGAATGAAGGTATCTGAGGAATAA
- the gvpT gene encoding GvpT/GvpP family gas vesicle accessory protein produces MSEVKSSQQAEETKNTEENEEQSAENRQSMNYAIIGGVVGAGIGLLSNPGTGKKMVDSLGKSEVMKAASKELRRSAQEFLTEQAIITLRQSATGYMSRLEGGLLSPKKKKDEASDAKVESSEKSSGQSEELEEIKEENKNLNERLERIEEMLNSLVESKK; encoded by the coding sequence ATGTCAGAAGTGAAAAGCAGTCAACAAGCAGAAGAAACGAAAAATACGGAAGAAAATGAAGAGCAATCAGCTGAAAACAGACAATCCATGAATTATGCGATTATCGGTGGGGTAGTCGGAGCTGGTATCGGATTACTTTCGAATCCAGGTACAGGTAAGAAAATGGTAGACAGTTTAGGGAAGTCAGAAGTGATGAAAGCCGCAAGTAAAGAACTTCGAAGATCAGCACAGGAATTTTTGACAGAACAGGCCATCATCACCCTTAGACAATCCGCTACCGGATATATGAGCAGGCTCGAAGGCGGCTTGTTGTCACCTAAGAAGAAAAAAGATGAAGCGTCGGATGCCAAGGTTGAAAGTAGTGAAAAATCTTCTGGCCAATCAGAAGAATTAGAAGAAATCAAGGAAGAAAACAAGAATTTGAATGAACGTCTGGAACGAATTGAAGAGATGCTTAACAGCCTGGTGGAATCCAAGAAATAA
- a CDS encoding ribosomal L1 domain-containing protein, protein MTEKGMSRGQPITFRLPSDTPDHVLKHLQKLKEKEKRNFSSKIAELVLNGVNDSIAKRREAITIPLPKGLDKSQRDWLKHEHSEALLGSIVYQLLSNPVRTASLLASLSSNSLDIDEALYLQEESAASHDTGREWSLDQVMDDSPEEAVDERSYSTDEELDNFDWDSAMKPQETVNEDLKEESMDDLLGDFLAQMNK, encoded by the coding sequence ATGACTGAAAAAGGGATGTCGAGGGGACAGCCGATCACATTTCGGCTTCCCTCAGATACACCTGACCACGTTTTAAAACATTTACAAAAGCTCAAAGAAAAAGAAAAACGGAATTTCTCCAGTAAGATTGCAGAGCTTGTCCTGAACGGGGTAAATGATTCGATTGCAAAGAGGCGGGAAGCGATTACGATCCCTCTTCCGAAGGGACTGGACAAATCCCAGCGTGATTGGTTGAAGCATGAACACTCAGAAGCGCTGCTCGGCAGTATCGTGTACCAGCTGCTTTCAAACCCGGTTCGAACAGCCTCCCTTCTCGCTTCTTTAAGCAGTAATTCATTGGATATCGATGAAGCACTGTATCTTCAGGAAGAATCGGCAGCAAGTCACGATACGGGACGGGAATGGTCCCTTGATCAAGTGATGGATGATTCACCTGAAGAAGCAGTGGACGAGCGTTCGTACTCAACAGATGAGGAACTGGACAACTTCGACTGGGACAGTGCCATGAAGCCCCAGGAAACGGTTAATGAAGATCTTAAAGAAGAATCGATGGACGACCTCTTAGGAGATTTTCTCGCCCAAATGAATAAATGA
- a CDS encoding GvpL/GvpF family gas vesicle protein: protein MMSQEEMGIYIFCAIQTNEDDQFCSIEIEGEERETFTIRYKDAAMVAAEVPMKIYHPKKQNLLMHQGAVARVMEQKDTVIPISFGNVFKSTDDVEALLENLYPQFETLFPAIKGKIELGLKVIGKKEWLEAMVKDNPQVEKMATAVKGKSESAAYYDRIQLGGMAQKLFASLQSEIKEEVFAPLEEQAVSAKANDPSSEKMLLNASFLIDRDQEESFDQKINEAHEKWKDKVEFNYSGPWPAYNFVNIRLKVEEG from the coding sequence ATGATGAGTCAGGAAGAAATGGGAATTTATATTTTTTGTGCTATACAAACCAATGAAGACGATCAATTTTGCTCGATTGAAATAGAAGGCGAAGAACGCGAGACGTTCACGATCAGATATAAGGACGCAGCGATGGTGGCGGCAGAAGTACCCATGAAAATTTATCATCCGAAGAAGCAGAATTTACTGATGCACCAAGGAGCTGTAGCCAGGGTGATGGAACAAAAGGATACAGTCATCCCGATCAGCTTTGGGAATGTCTTTAAGTCGACAGACGATGTTGAGGCCCTGCTTGAAAACCTTTATCCGCAGTTCGAAACCCTTTTCCCGGCTATTAAAGGGAAAATCGAGCTGGGCTTGAAGGTTATCGGTAAAAAGGAATGGCTTGAAGCCATGGTAAAAGATAACCCTCAAGTAGAAAAAATGGCCACAGCCGTTAAAGGGAAATCTGAATCCGCAGCGTATTATGATCGGATTCAGCTTGGCGGAATGGCTCAGAAGTTATTTGCCTCCCTGCAAAGTGAGATTAAGGAAGAAGTGTTTGCACCTCTTGAGGAACAGGCAGTATCGGCAAAAGCTAACGATCCATCAAGTGAGAAAATGCTTCTTAACGCTTCTTTCTTAATTGACCGGGATCAGGAAGAGTCATTCGATCAAAAGATAAATGAAGCACACGAAAAATGGAAGGATAAGGTCGAATTTAATTACAGCGGCCCTTGGCCAGCATACAACTTTGTCAACATACGCTTGAAGGTTGAGGAAGGCTGA
- a CDS encoding GlsB/YeaQ/YmgE family stress response membrane protein translates to MGIILYLIVGGIIGWLAGLILGKNVPGGIIGNIIAGIIGAWIGGELLGSFGPSLAGIAIIPALLGAIIFVFLLSLLLRGMRRTSH, encoded by the coding sequence ATGGGTATTATTTTGTATTTAATTGTTGGTGGAATCATCGGTTGGTTAGCTGGTCTCATTTTAGGTAAAAACGTTCCTGGTGGAATCATCGGAAACATCATAGCAGGTATCATCGGTGCTTGGATCGGTGGAGAACTTCTTGGAAGCTTCGGACCGTCACTTGCAGGAATCGCTATCATCCCTGCATTACTTGGAGCGATCATCTTCGTATTCCTATTAAGCTTACTTCTAAGAGGAATGAGAAGAACGTCTCATTAA
- a CDS encoding ParM/StbA family protein: MTNSRIAAIDVGNDSLKGIFGKMDAEVNIPNVIARDVEDRPIIGIEELDTQDPLDGIHIRVHSPALKDNNAIYRVGNLATKSNNSTELDPGSSKSEEDQTLVMLFASIALDAARNGSDFKKNNNVIEANYTLGTGLPLREVKEGKDVGYRSRLVGSVHQVEFLVTPRYQGIKVNIKFDEVKVYPEGFAAFINLVMDNNSNIINKDLIDKRILIQDIGGLSTDIAVIKDRKVDDDKAQGFNLGVSESLELIREEIRSRHGIELDSRRDVVEIITKKNDRNHIMVKGSRTSVHDIVDRIMLELAKKQYRHLRNMWQKNSQTEICYFIGGGSSVLKEYIKTLNNNLDGYNIDFFEDEKESIWMMANAYYKLIGDFTRKTQKQQAPKEEQKLAKTK, from the coding sequence ATGACGAATTCTCGCATTGCAGCCATTGATGTTGGTAATGATTCTTTAAAAGGTATTTTTGGAAAAATGGACGCTGAGGTGAATATTCCGAACGTCATCGCAAGGGATGTTGAAGACCGTCCGATCATCGGTATCGAGGAGCTGGATACGCAAGACCCACTAGACGGCATACATATCCGTGTCCACTCCCCTGCCCTGAAAGACAATAATGCCATTTATCGTGTCGGTAATCTTGCGACAAAGAGCAATAACTCGACTGAACTGGATCCGGGCAGCAGTAAATCAGAAGAAGATCAAACATTGGTCATGCTGTTTGCTTCTATCGCTTTGGATGCAGCCCGTAACGGATCGGATTTTAAAAAGAATAATAATGTAATCGAAGCAAACTATACGCTTGGAACAGGTCTTCCCCTACGTGAAGTAAAGGAAGGAAAAGATGTTGGATACCGTTCAAGATTAGTAGGTTCGGTTCACCAGGTCGAGTTCCTTGTCACTCCACGCTATCAAGGCATCAAAGTGAATATTAAATTTGATGAAGTAAAGGTTTATCCTGAAGGATTTGCTGCTTTCATCAACCTTGTGATGGATAATAATTCAAACATCATCAACAAAGATTTGATTGATAAGCGCATCTTGATTCAGGATATCGGTGGATTATCAACAGATATCGCGGTCATCAAAGATCGTAAAGTAGACGATGATAAAGCTCAAGGATTTAACCTGGGTGTGTCTGAATCACTTGAATTGATCCGTGAGGAAATCCGTTCAAGACATGGTATTGAGCTTGACAGCCGCCGTGATGTGGTCGAAATCATCACGAAGAAAAATGACCGCAATCATATTATGGTAAAAGGTAGTCGTACAAGCGTCCATGACATCGTAGACCGTATTATGCTTGAACTGGCTAAAAAGCAATACCGTCACTTGCGTAATATGTGGCAAAAGAACTCCCAAACGGAAATCTGTTACTTCATCGGTGGCGGCTCAAGCGTTCTTAAAGAGTACATCAAGACGCTCAACAATAACCTTGATGGATACAACATCGACTTCTTTGAAGATGAGAAGGAAAGTATCTGGATGATGGCCAACGCTTACTACAAGCTGATTGGCGACTTCACAAGAAAAACGCAAAAGCAACAAGCCCCGAAAGAAGAACAAAAATTAGCGAAAACCAAATAG
- the gvpA gene encoding gas vesicle structural protein GvpA, whose product MSIQKSNDSSSLAEVIDRILDKGIVIDAFARVSLVGIEILTVEARVVIASVDTWLRYAEAVGLLRDEVQEEGLTKQENERGTAFSI is encoded by the coding sequence ATGAGTATTCAAAAAAGTAATGATAGCTCAAGTCTCGCAGAAGTAATTGATAGAATCCTGGATAAAGGAATCGTCATTGATGCATTCGCCAGGGTTTCCTTAGTAGGAATCGAGATTCTGACGGTTGAGGCGCGGGTCGTAATTGCAAGTGTGGATACGTGGTTACGATATGCAGAAGCAGTTGGACTATTAAGAGACGAGGTCCAGGAAGAGGGTCTCACCAAGCAGGAGAATGAAAGAGGGACCGCATTCAGCATATAA